The genome window TGCGCCATGTGCCAGAGCAGTTGATCTCTCTGGCGCAGTTGTCAGATGTGTTGGCTTTGTTGCCATTGGTAAAAGAGGATAAAGGCAATGCAGTGTAATGACATTGAGCAGCTGTTAATCGAAGAGCTGAAACTGGCTGAAGTGTATGTCAAAGCCGAAGGCAATCATTACGCAGTGACTGCAATAGGTGACTGTTTTGACGGTATCAGCCGGGTGAAGCAGCAACAAATGATTTATGCCCCTTTGATGGCAGCTATTGCTGATGGTAGTATTCACGCCGTTTCAATAAAAACCTTCACGCCGACCCAATGGCGCCGTGAAAAATTACTTAACCCACCTGTATAGTAGTTAAAAATGCAACAATTTCTGGTTTCAGGCGGCGCCACCTTAAAAGGTGACGTTGTTATTTCCGGCGCTAAAAACGCCGCACTTCCTATTTTATTTGCCACTATTCTGGCAGAGCAGCCGTCGGTGCTGAGCAATGTTCCTGTATTAAAAGACATTGATACCACCTTTAAATTGTTGCGTATTTTTGGTGCTGAAGTCAGCCGTAACGACCATCAGGTGACAGTGGATGCGACAGCAATTCATAGTCAGATGGCTCCATACGAGTTGGTGAAAACCATGCGCGCTTCTATTCTGGCGTTAGGGCCTTTGTTAGCGCGTTTTGGTCATGCCGAAGTGTCATTACCAGGTGGCTGCGCTATTGGAGCCCGTCCGGTTAATTTACATATCGACGGTTTGCGTAAAATGGGTGCTGAAATCAGTGTTGAAGCTGGTTATATCAAAGCCAAAGCGACCCGTTTACACGGTGCCCACATCTTCATGGATATGGTCAGTGTCACGGGCACTGAAAACCTGATGATGGCCGCTGTGCTGGCCGATGGTTTAACCATTATTGAAAATGCTGCACGTGAGCCAGAAGTGGTTGATTTAGCGAAGTATCTGATTGCTATGGGTGCTGATATTCAGGGCGCTGGCACTGACACTATCCGTATTACAGGTAAAGAAAAACTGCACGGTGCAAATCACACTGTATTACCTGATCGTATTGAAACAGGTACTTTCCTGGTTGCAGCTGCTGTGACTGGTGGTGATGTGACTTGCTTAAACGCATCGCCGGCTGAGCTTGAAGTGGTGCTTGAAAAACTGCGTGAGGCGGGTGCTGAGGTCAGTTCAGGACCAGACTGGATCCGTTTGAACATGACAGGCCGTACTTTAAAATCAGTCAATGTTAAAACTGTACCTCACCCTGGTTTTCCCACCGACATGCAAGCACAGTTTACGGTGTTGAATGTGGTGGCTGAAGGCGTGGGTATGGTCACTGAAACCATTTTTGAAAACCGCTTTATGCATGTGCCTGAGTTACAACGTATGGGTGCTGATATACAGCAGGAAGGCAATACAGTGTTGATTAAGCACACTGACAAGCTGATGGGGGCTCAGGTCATGGCAACAGACTTAAGAGCCTCTGCCAGCTTAGTGATTGCAGGTTTGGTCGCAGAAGGCGAAACAGTGGTCGATCGTATTTACCATATCGACCGTGGCTACGAGCAAATTGAACATAAGCTCAAGGGCTTAGGCGCTAATATCCAGCGGATCAATGCTCCCGCCTGATCTGTCGCTTTAAACAAAAAAGCCAGTGCTCGTCACTGGCTTTTTTATGTCTGCTTGGAAGCTTAGTTCAGTTCTCTGATCACCACAGGCACATTCAAAGCCTTACCGCCGCGTTCAATCGACATTTGTAAGGTGGTATCAGGTGCTGTCTCTGCAATCAAATCCAGCGCATGATGCACGCTGGTCAGCGTCTCGCCGTTGATTTTCTGCAATATATCGCCGACCTGTAAACCCGCAATAGCTGCAGGGCTTAAAGGCTCAATGGCGCTGATTTTGACTCCAAATAAGGTTTGGGCTGTTGATATCATCAGATCACCAGCAGGGTTAACCACAGGGTCACCACTGACGCCTAAATAACCGCGGATCACCCGGCCATGTTTGATAAGCTTCTGCAGTACGTTGCTGGCTAAGCGGTAAGGCACCGCAAAAAATATACCCTGAATATCCTGATTACGCTGGCGTTGAAAAGCAGCCGTATTGATACCCACCAGGACGCCATTACTGTTAATTAAAGCGCCACCAGAGTTGCCGGCATTAATGGCTGCATCCATTTGCATAAAGTCGGCATAACCATTGGCAGGGCTTAAGCCTGCGCGGCCTGTTGCGCTGATCACGCCTTGGGTTATAGCCTGACCGAGATTAAAGGGGTTACCAATAGCTAATACTACGTCGCCAACCTGGGGTTCTAAGCTGGCGTCTTGCGGTATCACGGGCAGGTTATCTGCTTCTACATACAATACTGCTAAGTCAGTCAATTGATCCTGACCAATCAGTACTGCATCAAATACGCGACCATCCTGCAATGCCACAGAGATTTGATCGGCGCCGTACACCACATGATAGTTCGTTAATACATAACCCTGAGCGTTCATAATGACGCCTGAGCCTAGTTCCTGACGCTCTATGGTACGATTTTGATAAGAACGTGGGTCCTGAGTCGTGCTTTTGGTATAGACATTCACCACCGCAGGAGCTGCAGCACGTACCGCTTTGGAATAAGAAACAGGAGCAGGCAGTTGCTCTTTCTGCTGCCAAAAGTTCAGACTTAGCCCTTGGTTCTGGTTAAAAAAAACCAGCCACAACATGGCAAGTGCGAGGCCATAAGCAACACTTTTTAACAGACTTATCAGAAGTTTGGGCACAGGAAGACGTTATGCAACTAAAGGATTTTGCAAGCATAACACTAAAACGGAAGTAGCAGTAGCAAGCCACAGGCCTGCTACTGCAAAAAGTTAACGTATTAATACATAAAGGATACGATCGCCACGCTGCACCTGCAGCGCTATCACACCTGAGCTTTTCGTCAGAATTTCACGCAGCTCTTTGGTGTTTGTGACACGACTGCGGCTCACACCGACAATTACGTCACCTTTTTCCAGTCCTAAAGCTGCTGCTGGTGAACCTTGGTCTACGTCGTTAATAACAACGCCATTTTCACCATCAGGTGTTTTACCATCACTCAGACTAGCGCCTGTCAGCATTGGATGTAACACTTTGGCTTCAGCCGTAGTTGCTTCAGCTGCTTCCAGCGTGACTTTTACTGTCATGGCTTTATCTTCACGCAGTATACCCAGAGCAATCTCTTTACCTACACCCAGAGTAGCGATCTTCGCACGGATCTCCGTAAAGGAATCAATCTGTTTGCCATTCAGGTGCGTGATAATGTCTCCACTTTTCAGGCCTGCTTTGTCTGCAGCAGAACCTGGTACCACTTCCTGCACCCAGCCACCTTTATTGGTCTTGGCTTTCATGGCTTTGGCAATTTCAGCATTGAGGTCGCCACCACGAACACCTAAAGAACCACGGCGTACTTCACCGTATTCAATAAACTGAGCTACCAGGTTTTTCATCATATTGGCAGGAATGGCAAAACCTATACCTATATTGCCACCATTAGGTCCAAGAATAGCTGTATTGATGCCTATCAATTGGCCTTTCAGGTTGACTAAAGCGCCGCCTGAATTACCGCTGTTGATAGCGGCATCGGTCTGAATAAAGTCTTCATAACCTTCAATACCTAAACCACCACGGCCCAAAGCACTGACAATACCTGAAGTAACGGTTTGGCCTAAACCAAAAGGATTGCCTATAGCGACAGTGAAATCACCTACTCTTAACCCGTCTGAATCTGCTAACTCAAGTTGTTTAAGGTCTTCAGCTTCGATTTGCAGCAGGGCGATATCACTTTCCGGATCTTCACCAATTTTTTTGGCTTTGTAGGTTCGACCATCTTTTAAGGTGACCTGAATGTCTGAAGCTTCATTGATCACATGGTGGTTGGTGACCACATAACCTTTTTTCGCATCTATGATGACACCTGAGCCTAAGCCACGGAAAGGTTGTTCCTGACGTAGCTCACCACCACGACCCAAAAATTGTTCGAGTGCGCCAGGTAAGCGCTGCCGTACTTCACGGCTGCCTGCCACTGAGATGTTTACTACGGCCGGAGTTACATTCTCCAACATAGGAGCCAGACTAGGCATTTCCTGATCGCCAGCGCCAAAAAATGGCAACTTAGCTTGAACTGGCGCAGGTTGCGCCAGCAGTAAGGCGGCTAAAATACTGATAGAAACTAAAGATAACTGCGACTTCATAGAGGTAATGCTCCTTCGTACAAGTGACTTCACTAAGGTACAGATGACGCCACTAAGAATGCTTTACCAGTCGAAAAGTTCAGTTGTCAGATGAGTTTTGCTCAGTTTTATTTTTCATTAAACCACTGGCTGTATTGGAATAATCCAGTGGTTGATAGGATGGTTCATCCTTCACTTTGCGACGCTCATCCAGTTTATGGATCGACTGGCGTATTTGTGCCGTAGTGTCTGCTGAGAAATAATTCAGCTCGCTACGGTTGTCAAAAGTTGGTCTTTCGATCAACTGCATCTTGGTCTGAGCCATATGGCGGGCAATTTTTTCGTAGTTTTCATGAAGCTGGCTCATCAGTTGATGAGTCGTTTCCACGTGTTCAGTGACATCGCTACGATATTGCTGCAGCTGTTGTTTGGTTTCGTTTAGCTCCACCTGCAGTTTGCTTTGATTAAATTGACGCAAACAATACAAGCGGGTTGCCACTATGCCAACCACTAAGCCAGCTACTAACCAGGCCAAGGCAAAAGTAACAGTCATAACAACTCCTGAAAAATTAGTTAGTTCAACAATAGTTTAACCTATCTTCTTATCCAGAGTGGTAAGGCATGTTACTATTACGACCATTATTTAGGGTTAATTGGCTTATTTTTCAATATCCGGCATGACTACACCACTGCAAAAATATCAACAAGACCTCCAACGTGACGATTTTCTGTTTGATGCTGCCCAGCAAAACGCTGTGCAACAGCTGGAACGTCTGTATCAGCAATTTGTGCAGGATAAACCGGTAAAACAGGGTTTCTTCGATAAATTGTTAGGGAAAAAGCCTGAAATAACGCCACTGAAGGGGTTGTATTTCTGGGGCGGTGTAGGCCGTGGCAAAACTTATCTGGTTGATACTTTTTATGAATGCCTGCCAGGGACACGTAAGCTGCGCATTCACTTTCACCGCTTTATGCACAAAGTGCATCAGGAACTAAAATCACTCCCCGGCGTATCAGATCCGTTAAAGGTAGTGGCTGATCGCTTTAAATCTGAAACCGATATTTTATGTTTTGACGAGTTTTTTGTCTCGGATATCACAGATGCGATGATTTTAGGCACTTTGATGCAAGAGCTGTTTGCCCGCGGTATTACGCTGGTAGCGACGTCCAATATCGAACCTGATGGTTTGTATCGCAATGGCTTGCAGCGTGCACGCTTTCTGCCTGCTATCGAATTAATTAAACAGCATACTGACATAGTCAATGTTGACAGCGGTGTCGACTATCGGCTGCGGACTTTAACCCAGGCTGAAATTTATCATTCGCCGTTGGATGAAAAAGCCGACTGCAATCTGGCGGAATACTTTCTGGCCTTGTCGGTTGAACCCCGCACAGACGAAGCAAAGATTGAAATCGCTGGCCGTACTTTAACCAGCCGTAAAGAAGCCGATGGCATTATCTGGTTTGATTTTCCTGAACTCTGTGAGACGGCCCGTAGCCAGTATGACTATATGGAGCTGAGTAAGTGTTATCACACTGTCCTGTTGTCGAATGTCACACAGATGGGGCAGACCCGCGATGATGTCGCCAGACGTTTTATTGCATTAGTAGACGAGTTCTATGAGCGCCACGTCAAACTGATTATTTCAGCCGCAGTGCCGATGGAACAGCTCTATACAGAGGGCATTTTGTCTTTTGAATTTAAGCGCTGTTTAAGTCGTTTACAGGAAATGCAGTCGCACGATTATCTGGCGAGAGAACATTTACCGTAATTTTTTCTGTAAATGGCTGTTTTTTATCATTGGTTACTATATAATCCGCGCCCGGCCCACGTTACAGCCTGAAATTGCCGTAGCCTGGCAGTTTATGTACTCGAAGGGGTGCGATAAGCGACACAATGAAGATTGTGTTAGGTGTAACAGTGTTATTTTTTTTGGGTAGTTTTTAGATGAAAACTTTTACTGCTAAGCCAGAAAGCGTTCAACGTGACTGGTTCGTTGTTGATGCAACAGGTAAGACACTTGGTCGTATCGCAACTGAGATCGCTCTTCGTTTACGCGGAAAGCACAAGCCAGAGTTCACTCCACACGTTGATACCGGTGATTACATCATCGTTGTAAATGCTGATAAAGTGACTGTCACTGGTAACAAAGCAAAAAACAAAATGTACTACTCTCACAGTGGTTTCCCAGGTGGTATCAAAGAAATTAACTTTGAAAAACTGCTTGTGAAGAAGCCGGAGATGGTATTGGAAGCAGCCGTAAAAGGTATGTTGCCTAAAGGTCCTCTGGGCCGCGCTATGTTCCGTAAGTTAAAAGTATATGCAGGCGCCGAGCATCAACATGCTGCTCAGCAACCGCAAGTTTTAGATATCTAATCGGAGCAGAACATGGCAACTAATCAATATTACGGTACTGGTCGTCGTAAGACCTCTACAGCTCGTGTATTCATCAAAGCAGGTTCAGGTAACATCGTTATCAACCAACGCTCTATCACTGAATACTTCGGTCGTGAAACTGCTCGTATGGTTGTTATGCAACCATTAGAGTTAGTGGAAATGGTAGGCAAGTTTGACTTATACGTCACTGTTAAAGGTGGTGGTATTTCTGGTCAGGCTGGCGCAATCCGCCACGGTATCACTCGCGCTCTGATGGAGTTCGACGAGTCTCTGCGCCCTGCATTACGTAAAGCTGGTTTCGTCACACGTGACGCCCGTAAAGTTGAACGTAAGAAAGTGGGTCTGCATAAAGCTCGTAAGCGTCCACAGTACTCAAAACGTTAATTCGTTTTTTGTTGCAAAGAACCCGGTCTTGTACCGGGTTTTTTATTACCAAATTTAAAATATCTGGTCCGGATAAAACTTCTGCCGTCTTTCTGCGTATACACTCATGGCGTCAGATGACAGTCTGACTGGAGTTTTTTCTCTTCACGATCAGTATTTTCTTTCAATTAAAGCGGTCGCAGTTGTGCCTGATCATGACAGAAATGTCTTTTTCCGGTTAAAACATGGTGATGCAAAGTTTTACTGACTATTCTGGTTTCGTATTTCGTCGAAAAACTGGTGTCAGAACAAAGAGAATTCGGCTAAATCCTTGTGTAAAGCAGGGCTTTTCATTATGATCCGCCGTATTTTTCAACTTATAATAATCGCTGTAATTCAGCCGCTTAAAATATCAACATTTAAGCGTTTAACGTGGAGATGAGTGGATGAGCAATGCGCCTGTAGATCATGGTCGCCGTCGCTTTCTGACCATAGCAACTTCTGTAGTTGGTGGGGTTGGTGCGATTGGAGCTGCTGTTCCCTTTATTGCTTCCTGGAATCCGAGTGAAAAAGCTAAACAAGCTGGTGCTGCAGTCACCGCTGACATTAGCAAACTCGAAGACGGGCAGTTAATTCGGGTCGAGTGGCGGGGCAAGCCGGTGTGGATCGTGAAACGGACGCCAGCCATGCTGGAAAGTCTGACCAAAGCAGTAGATAAACTTCGTGACCCAGCCTCTGAAGAACCTCAACAACCTGATTACGCTAAAAACGATCACCGTTCGAAAAAGCCTGAGATTTTTGTCGCTGTGGGTATCTGTACTCACCTGGGTTGTTCTCCAACCTATATCATGAAAGACTTTGACGCTCAGGTTGAAGGCATTCCTTCTGGTTTCTTCTGTCCATGTCATGGTTCTACTTACGATATGGCTGGTCGTGTGTTCTCTGGTGTTCCGGCACCTAAAAACCTGATGATCCCACCTTATATGTTCGTCGATGACACCACCATTTTAATTGGTGAAGATGAGGGGACAGCTTAATGTTTAAAAACTTTATGAGCTGGATTGAGTACCGCATGCCATTTATGGAGAAGATGAATCTCCATGTGATGCAGTACCCGGCGCCAAAAAACTTTAACTTCTGGTACTTCTTTGGCTCTTTAGCCATGTTAGTGCTGGTGAACCAAATCCTGACGGGTATTTGGTTGACCATGAACTTCGTTCCTACTTCTGAAGGTGCTTTTGCTTCTGTTGAATACATCATGCGTGATGTCGACTACGGCTGGTTGCTGCGTTATATGCACTCCACCGGTGCTTCTGCTTTCTTCGTGGTCGTTTACCTGCATATGCTGCGCGGCATGATGTATGGCTCTTATCAGAAACCACGGGAATTACTGTGGATCTTCGGTATGCTGATTTTCTTAGTTTTAATGGCTGAAGCTTTCATGGGTTACTTATTACCATGGGGTCAGATGTCGTTCTGGGGTGCTCAGGTTATTATCTCTATCTTCGGTGTTATTCCGGTGATTGGTGATGATTTAACTTTGTGGATCCGTGGTGACTACGTTATTTCAGGCGCTACCTTAAACCGTTTCTTTGCATTACACGTTATCGCTTTACCATTGGTTTTAGTGGTTCTGGTGTTCCTGCACATCATTGCTCTGCATGAAGTGGGTTCAAACAACCCTGATGGTATTGATGTGAAACGTGAAAATAACGGCGAAAAAATCGAAGACAACGTGTCTGACAAATTTACTTTCCATCAATACTTCACCAAAGGCGGTAAGAAAATTATAGTTGACGCTATTCCTTTCCACCCGTACTACACGGTGAAAGACATAGTAGGTGTGGTTGGTTTCCTGATTATTTTCTGCTGGGTTATTTTCTTTGCACCTGAAGGTGGTGGTTTCTTCCTTGAACCGCCAAACTTTGAGCCGGCAAATCCTATGAAAACACCTGACCATATAGCTCCGGTTTGGTACTTCACACCTTTCTACGCTATTTTGCGTGCTGTACCTGATCAGTTGTTTGGTGCGATTTTTATGTTCCTGGCTATTATCTTCCTGGCTTTATTGCCATGGTTAGACCGTTGCCCAGTGCGTTCAATCCGTTACCGTAGCAACCTGCACAAAGCCAATCTGGTGATGTTCTGTATCAGCTTTGTAGTGTTAGGTGTGTTAGGTGTATTACCTGCTACTCCAACTTATACCTTGTTAGCGCAGATTTTCTCTTTCACTTATTTTGCTTACTTTGGCCTGTTATGGTTCTACAGCAAAAATGAGAAAACCAAGCCGTTGCCAGTGAGGTTATCCTGATGATTAAAAAGTTATTTACTGTACTGGCGCTGGTAGCATCCAGCGCTGCTATGGCGGCTGGTGGTCATGCTGTGCATTTAGATAAAGCACCTATTGATCTGACGGACAAAGAGTCACTGCAACGCGGTGCCCGTATGTTCCAGAACTACTGCCTTGGTTGTCACCAGATGCAGTACCAGCGTTATTCCCGTACTTTCCGTGATTTAGGTATTCCTGATGATGTGGGTATGGCAACTTTAGGCTTTACTGCGAATAAAGTGGGCGACCACATTAAAAACGCAGCACCTAAAGCTGACCTGGCCAACTGGTTTGGTGCAGCGCCACCGGATTTAAGCAACGTAGCCCGTGTACGTGGTCCGGACTGGATTTACACTTACCTGCGCGCATTCTATGTGGACCCAACGCGTCCATTTGGTGTGAACAACGAAGTGTTCCCTCTGGTAGGTATGCCACACGTGTTGCAGGAGCTGCAGGGGATTCCTTACAAATCCACTGAAACTCGTCTGGTCGACGGTGTACCAACAGAAGTAGACGTAGGTATTAAAACCGATGGTTCAGGTGAGCTGAGTACGGAAGAATACGACCGTGCTGTGGCTGACTTGGTGAACTATCTGGAATACGTAGGTGAGCCTTCCAAACTGGAATCGCGCAGCTTAGGTGTTAAGGTTCTGATCTTCTTAGGTATCTTCTTTATCTTCGCTTTCTTGCTGAAGAAAGAGTACTGGAGAGATGTCCACTAAGGACACAAGTGTTAGCCTTTGAAGGGGCCGCGAGGCCCCTTTGTATTTATGCTTATAACCGGAGGATCCTATGGCGATTTCTGCCAACAGACGTGCTGTGATGACCTTGTTTTCAACAGCCAATGACATGTACTGTCATCAGGTCAGAATGGTACTGGCGGAGAAAGGCGTCACGGTAGATATTATTCAGGTTAGTACAGATAGCCTGCCTGAAGATGTCTATGAGGTTAATCCTTAT of Rheinheimera sp. MM224 contains these proteins:
- a CDS encoding BolA family protein; amino-acid sequence: MQCNDIEQLLIEELKLAEVYVKAEGNHYAVTAIGDCFDGISRVKQQQMIYAPLMAAIADGSIHAVSIKTFTPTQWRREKLLNPPV
- the murA gene encoding UDP-N-acetylglucosamine 1-carboxyvinyltransferase, which gives rise to MQQFLVSGGATLKGDVVISGAKNAALPILFATILAEQPSVLSNVPVLKDIDTTFKLLRIFGAEVSRNDHQVTVDATAIHSQMAPYELVKTMRASILALGPLLARFGHAEVSLPGGCAIGARPVNLHIDGLRKMGAEISVEAGYIKAKATRLHGAHIFMDMVSVTGTENLMMAAVLADGLTIIENAAREPEVVDLAKYLIAMGADIQGAGTDTIRITGKEKLHGANHTVLPDRIETGTFLVAAAVTGGDVTCLNASPAELEVVLEKLREAGAEVSSGPDWIRLNMTGRTLKSVNVKTVPHPGFPTDMQAQFTVLNVVAEGVGMVTETIFENRFMHVPELQRMGADIQQEGNTVLIKHTDKLMGAQVMATDLRASASLVIAGLVAEGETVVDRIYHIDRGYEQIEHKLKGLGANIQRINAPA
- a CDS encoding trypsin-like peptidase domain-containing protein; translated protein: MLWLVFFNQNQGLSLNFWQQKEQLPAPVSYSKAVRAAAPAVVNVYTKSTTQDPRSYQNRTIERQELGSGVIMNAQGYVLTNYHVVYGADQISVALQDGRVFDAVLIGQDQLTDLAVLYVEADNLPVIPQDASLEPQVGDVVLAIGNPFNLGQAITQGVISATGRAGLSPANGYADFMQMDAAINAGNSGGALINSNGVLVGINTAAFQRQRNQDIQGIFFAVPYRLASNVLQKLIKHGRVIRGYLGVSGDPVVNPAGDLMISTAQTLFGVKISAIEPLSPAAIAGLQVGDILQKINGETLTSVHHALDLIAETAPDTTLQMSIERGGKALNVPVVIRELN
- a CDS encoding Do family serine endopeptidase, with the protein product MKSQLSLVSISILAALLLAQPAPVQAKLPFFGAGDQEMPSLAPMLENVTPAVVNISVAGSREVRQRLPGALEQFLGRGGELRQEQPFRGLGSGVIIDAKKGYVVTNHHVINEASDIQVTLKDGRTYKAKKIGEDPESDIALLQIEAEDLKQLELADSDGLRVGDFTVAIGNPFGLGQTVTSGIVSALGRGGLGIEGYEDFIQTDAAINSGNSGGALVNLKGQLIGINTAILGPNGGNIGIGFAIPANMMKNLVAQFIEYGEVRRGSLGVRGGDLNAEIAKAMKAKTNKGGWVQEVVPGSAADKAGLKSGDIITHLNGKQIDSFTEIRAKIATLGVGKEIALGILREDKAMTVKVTLEAAEATTAEAKVLHPMLTGASLSDGKTPDGENGVVINDVDQGSPAAALGLEKGDVIVGVSRSRVTNTKELREILTKSSGVIALQVQRGDRILYVLIR
- a CDS encoding YhcB family protein — protein: MTVTFALAWLVAGLVVGIVATRLYCLRQFNQSKLQVELNETKQQLQQYRSDVTEHVETTHQLMSQLHENYEKIARHMAQTKMQLIERPTFDNRSELNYFSADTTAQIRQSIHKLDERRKVKDEPSYQPLDYSNTASGLMKNKTEQNSSDN
- the zapE gene encoding cell division protein ZapE, translated to MTTPLQKYQQDLQRDDFLFDAAQQNAVQQLERLYQQFVQDKPVKQGFFDKLLGKKPEITPLKGLYFWGGVGRGKTYLVDTFYECLPGTRKLRIHFHRFMHKVHQELKSLPGVSDPLKVVADRFKSETDILCFDEFFVSDITDAMILGTLMQELFARGITLVATSNIEPDGLYRNGLQRARFLPAIELIKQHTDIVNVDSGVDYRLRTLTQAEIYHSPLDEKADCNLAEYFLALSVEPRTDEAKIEIAGRTLTSRKEADGIIWFDFPELCETARSQYDYMELSKCYHTVLLSNVTQMGQTRDDVARRFIALVDEFYERHVKLIISAAVPMEQLYTEGILSFEFKRCLSRLQEMQSHDYLAREHLP
- the rplM gene encoding 50S ribosomal protein L13; protein product: MKTFTAKPESVQRDWFVVDATGKTLGRIATEIALRLRGKHKPEFTPHVDTGDYIIVVNADKVTVTGNKAKNKMYYSHSGFPGGIKEINFEKLLVKKPEMVLEAAVKGMLPKGPLGRAMFRKLKVYAGAEHQHAAQQPQVLDI
- the rpsI gene encoding 30S ribosomal protein S9, producing the protein MATNQYYGTGRRKTSTARVFIKAGSGNIVINQRSITEYFGRETARMVVMQPLELVEMVGKFDLYVTVKGGGISGQAGAIRHGITRALMEFDESLRPALRKAGFVTRDARKVERKKVGLHKARKRPQYSKR
- the petA gene encoding ubiquinol-cytochrome c reductase iron-sulfur subunit; translated protein: MSNAPVDHGRRRFLTIATSVVGGVGAIGAAVPFIASWNPSEKAKQAGAAVTADISKLEDGQLIRVEWRGKPVWIVKRTPAMLESLTKAVDKLRDPASEEPQQPDYAKNDHRSKKPEIFVAVGICTHLGCSPTYIMKDFDAQVEGIPSGFFCPCHGSTYDMAGRVFSGVPAPKNLMIPPYMFVDDTTILIGEDEGTA
- a CDS encoding cytochrome b, giving the protein MFKNFMSWIEYRMPFMEKMNLHVMQYPAPKNFNFWYFFGSLAMLVLVNQILTGIWLTMNFVPTSEGAFASVEYIMRDVDYGWLLRYMHSTGASAFFVVVYLHMLRGMMYGSYQKPRELLWIFGMLIFLVLMAEAFMGYLLPWGQMSFWGAQVIISIFGVIPVIGDDLTLWIRGDYVISGATLNRFFALHVIALPLVLVVLVFLHIIALHEVGSNNPDGIDVKRENNGEKIEDNVSDKFTFHQYFTKGGKKIIVDAIPFHPYYTVKDIVGVVGFLIIFCWVIFFAPEGGGFFLEPPNFEPANPMKTPDHIAPVWYFTPFYAILRAVPDQLFGAIFMFLAIIFLALLPWLDRCPVRSIRYRSNLHKANLVMFCISFVVLGVLGVLPATPTYTLLAQIFSFTYFAYFGLLWFYSKNEKTKPLPVRLS
- a CDS encoding cytochrome c1 — translated: MIKKLFTVLALVASSAAMAAGGHAVHLDKAPIDLTDKESLQRGARMFQNYCLGCHQMQYQRYSRTFRDLGIPDDVGMATLGFTANKVGDHIKNAAPKADLANWFGAAPPDLSNVARVRGPDWIYTYLRAFYVDPTRPFGVNNEVFPLVGMPHVLQELQGIPYKSTETRLVDGVPTEVDVGIKTDGSGELSTEEYDRAVADLVNYLEYVGEPSKLESRSLGVKVLIFLGIFFIFAFLLKKEYWRDVH